The following coding sequences lie in one Pseudomonas svalbardensis genomic window:
- the orn gene encoding oligoribonuclease translates to MQNPQNLIWIDLEMTGLNPDTDVIIEMATIVTDSDLNTLAEGPVIAIHHSDEILAGMDEWNTRQHGGSGLTQRVRDSRISMAEAEAETIAFLEKWVPKGKSPICGNSICQDRRFLYTHMKSLESFFHYRNLDVSTLKELAARWAPDVRDSFKKGSTHLALDDIRESIAELQHYRKHFIKF, encoded by the coding sequence ATGCAAAACCCGCAGAATCTGATCTGGATCGACCTGGAAATGACCGGTCTGAACCCTGATACCGACGTCATCATCGAAATGGCCACCATCGTCACCGACAGTGACCTGAACACCTTGGCCGAAGGTCCGGTGATCGCCATCCATCACAGCGACGAAATTCTCGCCGGCATGGACGAGTGGAATACCCGTCAACACGGCGGCTCCGGGCTGACCCAGCGCGTTCGCGACAGCCGTATCAGCATGGCCGAAGCTGAAGCCGAAACTATCGCTTTCCTGGAGAAATGGGTGCCGAAGGGCAAGTCACCGATCTGCGGCAACAGCATCTGCCAGGATCGTCGCTTCCTTTATACCCACATGAAATCGCTGGAAAGCTTCTTCCACTACCGCAACCTCGACGTCTCGACGCTGAAAGAGTTGGCCGCACGCTGGGCGCCGGACGTGCGCGACAGCTTCAAAAAGGGCAGCACTCACCTGGCCCTGGACGACATCCGCGAATCGATCGCCGAGCTGCAGCATTACCGCAAGCATTTCATCAAGTTCTGA